From a region of the Deinococcus terrestris genome:
- a CDS encoding N-acetyl-gamma-glutamyl-phosphate reductase, translated as MSERVSVALVGGDTPQGAEFLRLALAHPGLEVTGVSARTHAGQPVAEAYPTLRGVTRLGFRAAADLGEADVLVLADAVEDGPTEGTRLTLDLTGRRVAEALTPGAGWVYGLPERMRSALRGATRVAAPGDIATAAVLTLAPLLERGVLLPRGLRLTELRGSSTPAFAVGHDQADEIARALPGRFPLEFTAAHLPGLTGLLLLAEAWVPDGYSDRDVWSAYREAYAGEAFVRLLPGDTPDPDRLRGTPFIELGTSLALDSGRVLLTAALDPRGRGGAGQALQSLNLALGQPEGTGLDFTGLLP; from the coding sequence ATGAGTGAGCGAGTCTCCGTCGCCCTCGTCGGCGGCGATACCCCCCAGGGGGCCGAATTCCTGCGGCTGGCGCTGGCCCACCCAGGGCTGGAGGTGACCGGGGTGAGCGCCCGTACCCATGCCGGGCAGCCCGTTGCAGAGGCCTACCCTACCCTGCGCGGGGTGACCCGCCTGGGCTTCCGTGCCGCCGCCGATCTGGGAGAGGCCGACGTGCTCGTGCTGGCCGACGCGGTGGAGGATGGCCCAACGGAGGGCACCCGCCTGACGCTGGACCTCACGGGCCGCCGGGTGGCCGAGGCCCTGACCCCTGGCGCGGGCTGGGTCTATGGCCTGCCAGAGCGGATGCGGTCGGCGCTGCGCGGGGCCACGCGGGTGGCGGCGCCCGGCGACATCGCCACCGCCGCCGTGCTGACGCTCGCGCCGCTGCTGGAGCGCGGCGTGCTGCTGCCACGTGGTCTGCGCCTGACCGAACTGCGGGGGAGTTCCACGCCCGCCTTCGCCGTAGGTCACGACCAGGCGGATGAGATTGCCCGCGCCCTGCCGGGCCGCTTCCCGCTGGAGTTCACGGCGGCGCATCTGCCGGGGCTGACCGGGCTGCTGCTCCTCGCGGAAGCCTGGGTCCCCGACGGCTACAGCGACCGCGACGTGTGGAGCGCCTACCGTGAGGCCTACGCGGGCGAGGCCTTCGTGCGGCTGCTGCCAGGTGACACGCCCGATCCCGACCGGCTGCGCGGCACTCCCTTCATCGAACTGGGCACCTCCCTCGCCCTCGACTCGGGCCGGGTGCTGCTGACGGCGGCGCTGGACCCCAGGGGGCGCGGGGGCGCGGGGCAAGCCCTCCAGAGTCTCAACCTCGCGCTGGGGCAGCCGGAGGGAACCGGGCTCGACTTTACCGGGCTGCTGCCCTGA
- a CDS encoding alpha/beta hydrolase translates to MPSRFVRRLLPGLGLLALGLTLAACSGQTAGGSAQNLLNAAVSTRGLEVTREQQYGPDTRNVLDVYAPPNAQNAPVVLFVHGGSWQGGDKDGHKFVGESLARAGYVTGVMNYRLAPQNRYPAYIQDTAAALRWMRDNAAKFGGNPDNLFVSGHSAGAFNAVEAVVNERWLREAGVPIRAVRGVIGIAGPYSYDFRQFQSRVAFPEGGTPDEIMPDRHVRPDAPPHLLLVAENDTTVHPQNALNMEVALKRAGVPVTRTVLPRLNHITVVGALARRLTFLGGTRQQVIEFIEKNRLR, encoded by the coding sequence ATGCCTTCCCGCTTCGTTCGCCGCCTGCTGCCCGGTCTGGGCCTGCTCGCCCTGGGCCTCACCCTCGCCGCCTGCTCGGGCCAGACGGCCGGGGGGAGCGCCCAGAACCTTCTCAACGCGGCCGTCAGCACCCGTGGGCTGGAGGTCACCCGCGAGCAGCAATACGGCCCGGACACCCGTAACGTGCTGGACGTGTACGCGCCGCCGAACGCGCAAAATGCCCCGGTCGTGCTGTTCGTCCACGGCGGCTCGTGGCAGGGCGGCGACAAGGACGGGCACAAGTTCGTCGGGGAGAGCCTCGCGCGGGCGGGGTACGTGACGGGCGTGATGAATTACCGCCTGGCGCCGCAAAACCGCTACCCCGCCTACATCCAGGACACCGCCGCCGCGCTGCGGTGGATGCGCGACAACGCGGCGAAGTTCGGCGGCAACCCGGACAACCTGTTCGTGAGCGGGCACTCGGCCGGGGCCTTCAACGCAGTGGAGGCCGTGGTGAACGAGCGCTGGCTGCGCGAGGCGGGGGTGCCTATCCGGGCCGTGCGCGGTGTGATCGGCATCGCGGGGCCGTACTCCTACGACTTCCGGCAGTTCCAGAGCCGGGTCGCCTTCCCCGAGGGCGGCACCCCTGACGAGATCATGCCCGACCGCCACGTGCGCCCGGACGCGCCGCCCCACCTGCTGCTCGTCGCGGAAAACGACACCACCGTCCACCCGCAAAATGCCCTGAACATGGAGGTGGCCTTGAAGCGGGCCGGGGTACCCGTGACCCGCACGGTCCTGCCGCGCCTCAACCACATCACGGTCGTGGGGGCGCTGGCCCGGCGGCTGACCTTCCTGGGGGGGACGCGGCAGCAGGTGATCGAATTTATTGAGAAGAACCGACTGCGGTAA
- the purB gene encoding adenylosuccinate lyase: MIDRYLTPEMKTLWSEASKYRAWLRVELAAMEAQARHGEVPPTAFAALTARAAQDPLDDAFAARVAEIEAVTRHDIVAFTRALTERYGEEARFIHHGLTSTDVVDTAQNLLLDEAFGLILADVQALREVCRVQAVAHKHTPTVGRTHGIHAEPMTFGLKFLNWMAALDRDLERLHSARERVRVVMLSGSVGTYAHVAPQIEEEVAAAWGWQAAPVTNQTLARDRHAEVLSALAILGTTLEKIAVEIRHLQRSEVREAMEPFGKGQTGSSSMPHKKNPILTENVTGFARLLRGYLATGLENVALWHERDISHSSAERVILPDATSAASYATRRLTGVLRDLVVFPERMLRNLNDLGGLVFSQRVLHALIDEKGMSREAAYDLVQRNALRSWETGEGLRELLGADADNPLSEDELNAAFDLGWYLRHVDAIYARFGL, from the coding sequence GTGATCGACCGTTACCTCACCCCGGAGATGAAGACGCTGTGGAGCGAGGCGAGCAAGTACCGCGCGTGGCTGCGCGTGGAACTCGCCGCGATGGAGGCGCAGGCCCGGCACGGCGAGGTGCCGCCCACGGCCTTCGCCGCCCTGACCGCCCGCGCCGCCCAGGACCCGCTGGACGACGCCTTCGCCGCGCGGGTGGCCGAGATCGAGGCGGTGACCCGGCACGACATCGTGGCCTTTACCCGCGCCCTGACCGAGCGCTACGGCGAGGAGGCCCGCTTCATCCACCACGGCCTGACCAGCACGGACGTGGTGGACACGGCGCAGAACCTCCTGCTGGACGAGGCTTTCGGGCTGATTCTGGCCGACGTGCAGGCCCTGCGCGAGGTCTGCCGGGTGCAGGCGGTCGCGCACAAGCACACGCCCACGGTGGGCCGCACCCACGGCATCCACGCCGAACCGATGACCTTCGGGCTGAAGTTCCTGAACTGGATGGCGGCGCTGGACCGCGACCTGGAGCGGCTGCACTCGGCTCGGGAGCGGGTCCGGGTGGTGATGCTCTCGGGGTCGGTGGGCACCTACGCGCACGTCGCCCCGCAGATTGAGGAGGAGGTCGCCGCCGCCTGGGGCTGGCAGGCCGCGCCCGTCACCAACCAGACCCTCGCGCGGGACCGCCACGCGGAGGTTCTGTCGGCCCTCGCCATCCTGGGCACTACGCTGGAGAAGATCGCGGTGGAGATTCGCCACCTTCAGCGCTCGGAAGTCCGCGAGGCGATGGAACCCTTCGGCAAGGGGCAGACGGGCAGTTCGTCCATGCCGCACAAGAAAAACCCGATCCTGACCGAGAATGTGACGGGCTTCGCGCGGCTGCTGCGCGGGTACCTCGCCACCGGGCTGGAGAACGTGGCCCTGTGGCACGAGCGCGACATCTCCCATTCCAGCGCCGAGCGCGTCATCCTGCCCGACGCGACAAGCGCCGCGAGCTACGCCACCCGCCGCCTGACCGGGGTGCTGCGCGACCTCGTGGTGTTCCCGGAGCGGATGCTGCGGAACTTGAACGACCTCGGCGGGCTGGTCTTTTCCCAGCGGGTGCTGCACGCCCTGATCGACGAGAAGGGGATGAGCCGCGAGGCTGCCTACGACCTCGTGCAGCGGAACGCCCTGCGAAGCTGGGAGACGGGCGAGGGCCTGCGCGAGCTGCTGGGCGCGGACGCGGATAACCCGCTGAGCGAGGACGAGCTGAATGCGGCCTTTGACCTGGGGTGGTACCTACGGCACGTGGACGCCATCTATGCCCGCTTCGGGCTGTGA
- the sdaAB gene encoding L-serine ammonia-lyase, iron-sulfur-dependent subunit beta, producing the protein MSLLDMIGPVMIGPSSSHTAGACRLGLVAHHLLGEAPRRAVIGLHASFAKTGRGHGTHLALVAGLLGYAPDDPRLPRAFEEAEAAGLGVEFRDVDLGDVHPNTAHLEVQGDSGRVTVQGSSTGGGVILVTHVQGLGVNFSGAAPTLLLRYTDAVGMIARIAATVAADGVNIATLTCTRAARGGQALVAIELDAPLSPEALSFFGRWPDADWVRLLPKLMDG; encoded by the coding sequence ATGTCCCTTCTCGACATGATCGGCCCGGTGATGATCGGGCCGAGCAGCAGCCACACGGCGGGCGCGTGCCGCCTGGGGCTGGTGGCCCACCATCTGCTGGGCGAGGCCCCGCGCCGGGCCGTGATCGGCCTGCACGCCAGCTTTGCCAAGACGGGCCGGGGCCACGGCACCCACCTCGCGCTGGTGGCGGGGCTCCTGGGCTATGCCCCCGACGATCCCCGCCTGCCCCGCGCCTTCGAGGAGGCCGAGGCCGCCGGGCTGGGCGTCGAGTTCCGCGACGTGGACCTCGGGGACGTGCATCCCAACACCGCGCACCTTGAGGTGCAGGGCGACAGCGGGCGCGTGACCGTGCAGGGCAGCTCGACGGGCGGCGGCGTTATTTTGGTGACCCACGTGCAGGGCCTCGGCGTGAACTTCAGCGGGGCGGCCCCCACCCTGCTGCTGCGCTACACCGACGCGGTGGGCATGATCGCCCGCATTGCGGCCACGGTCGCCGCCGACGGGGTCAACATCGCCACCCTGACCTGCACCCGCGCGGCGCGGGGCGGACAGGCCCTCGTCGCCATCGAACTCGACGCGCCCCTGAGCCCCGAGGCCCTCTCCTTTTTCGGCCGCTGGCCCGACGCCGACTGGGTACGCCTGCTGCCCAAGTTGATGGACGGCTGA
- a CDS encoding HAD family hydrolase, producing MILQPFQAVLFDLDGVLVDSEELANGVWVELLAEHGLRLDRALFMSRAVGSTHAALFDWLRADYGWEQPEGFLPDLDARLARAFHATPAIEGAADTLVALRRAGLPFAVASNSLRSRLHLKLEAAGLSLLVGEHAYDPAHVQGRGKPLPDLYSYAAERLGVSPTRCLVVEDSVTGVLAGVSAGATVWGLLAGGHIHPDSGAALREAGAVRVLSDHGELRAALGLTVVA from the coding sequence GTGATTCTCCAGCCCTTTCAGGCGGTCCTCTTCGACCTCGACGGCGTGCTGGTCGACAGCGAGGAGCTGGCGAACGGGGTGTGGGTGGAATTGCTGGCCGAACATGGGCTGAGGCTCGACCGCGCCCTGTTCATGAGCCGGGCGGTGGGCAGCACCCACGCGGCCCTCTTCGACTGGTTGCGGGCCGACTACGGCTGGGAGCAGCCGGAGGGTTTTCTCCCCGACCTCGACGCACGGCTGGCGCGGGCCTTTCACGCCACCCCCGCCATCGAGGGCGCGGCTGACACGCTGGTGGCCCTGCGGCGGGCGGGCCTGCCCTTCGCGGTGGCGAGCAACAGCCTGCGGTCACGTCTGCACCTCAAGCTGGAGGCGGCGGGCCTAAGCCTGCTGGTGGGCGAACACGCCTATGACCCCGCGCATGTGCAGGGGCGGGGCAAGCCGCTGCCGGACCTGTACAGCTACGCCGCCGAGCGCTTGGGGGTCTCCCCCACCCGCTGCCTCGTCGTGGAAGACAGCGTGACGGGCGTGCTGGCAGGTGTCAGTGCTGGGGCGACCGTGTGGGGCCTTCTCGCAGGCGGGCACATTCACCCGGACAGTGGGGCGGCATTGCGGGAGGCGGGGGCGGTGCGCGTGCTCAGCGACCACGGGGAGCTGCGGGCAGCGCTGGGGCTGACGGTGGTGGCGTAA
- a CDS encoding response regulator has product MADPPHPLASATPIEILLVEDSEPDIILTQEAFASAGVANRLHVARDGVEALDFLRRAPGYEDSPRPDVILLDINMPRKNGLEVLAELKRDPHLMTIPVIVLTTSQADEDILRSYQAHAASYVVKPIDFEHFYLAIQALGRYMLSIVRVPPHPA; this is encoded by the coding sequence ATGGCAGACCCCCCACACCCCCTGGCGAGCGCCACTCCCATTGAGATCCTGCTCGTCGAGGACAGCGAACCGGACATCATCCTGACCCAGGAGGCGTTCGCGTCGGCAGGAGTCGCCAACCGCCTGCATGTGGCCCGCGACGGGGTCGAGGCCCTCGACTTCCTGCGCCGCGCCCCCGGCTACGAGGACAGCCCGCGCCCCGACGTGATCCTGCTCGACATCAACATGCCGCGCAAGAACGGACTGGAGGTGCTCGCGGAACTCAAGCGCGACCCCCACCTGATGACCATCCCGGTGATCGTCCTGACCACCAGCCAGGCCGACGAGGACATCCTGCGCTCGTATCAGGCGCACGCGGCGAGCTACGTGGTCAAGCCCATCGACTTCGAGCACTTCTACCTGGCGATTCAGGCGCTGGGGCGCTACATGCTCAGCATCGTGCGGGTGCCGCCCCATCCGGCGTGA
- a CDS encoding SDR family NAD(P)-dependent oxidoreductase: MRVPKRLLLAAGVGLLSARRLLASPFDLRGRSVLISGGSRGLGLALAREFAARGARLTLLARTAADLDRAAADLRGRGATVHTVTGDVTVDADVRRAVEEANRQHGRLDVLVNNAGIITVGPLENMTEEHFRESLEVNTLAPLRLTRTALPFLRARGGRVLIVASVGAKVGVPHLAPYSVSKFAVAGLGQAMRAELAREGVGVTTVCPGLMRTGSPRHAGVTGQAEKEYALFATVDNAPVISLYAAEAARRIVDALVRGDAETMIGGPALILRYAQALAPQLTADLLALGGRLLPAPVPGAPTVPGSEAETAITERNPLKQRAEADLNEGGPTVRPETT, translated from the coding sequence ATGAGAGTGCCCAAGCGTCTGCTGCTGGCCGCTGGGGTGGGCCTGTTGAGCGCCCGCCGCCTGCTCGCTTCCCCCTTTGACCTGCGGGGCCGCAGCGTGTTGATCAGCGGGGGCTCGCGCGGCCTGGGACTGGCCCTGGCCCGAGAGTTCGCCGCGCGGGGCGCCCGCCTGACCCTGCTCGCCCGCACCGCCGCCGACCTCGACCGCGCCGCCGCCGACCTGCGGGGCCGCGGGGCCACCGTTCACACCGTCACGGGCGACGTGACCGTGGACGCCGACGTGCGCCGCGCCGTCGAAGAGGCCAACCGTCAGCACGGCCGCCTCGACGTGCTGGTGAACAACGCCGGAATTATCACGGTGGGACCGCTGGAGAACATGACCGAGGAGCATTTCCGCGAGTCGCTGGAGGTCAACACCCTCGCCCCGCTGCGGCTGACGCGGACGGCGCTGCCCTTCCTGCGGGCGCGGGGTGGGCGGGTTCTGATCGTGGCGTCGGTGGGGGCCAAGGTCGGCGTCCCGCACCTCGCCCCGTACTCGGTAAGCAAGTTCGCGGTGGCGGGGCTGGGCCAGGCCATGCGGGCGGAACTCGCGCGGGAGGGGGTGGGCGTGACCACCGTCTGCCCCGGCCTGATGCGGACCGGCAGCCCACGCCACGCCGGGGTCACCGGGCAGGCCGAGAAGGAGTACGCCCTCTTCGCCACCGTGGACAACGCTCCGGTGATCTCGCTGTACGCGGCCGAGGCCGCCCGCCGCATCGTGGACGCCCTGGTGCGCGGCGACGCCGAGACGATGATCGGCGGCCCTGCCCTGATCCTGCGCTACGCCCAGGCCCTCGCCCCGCAGCTCACCGCCGACCTGCTGGCACTCGGGGGGCGCTTGCTCCCCGCCCCGGTGCCGGGCGCCCCCACCGTGCCCGGCTCGGAGGCCGAGACCGCGATCACCGAGCGCAATCCCCTCAAGCAGCGGGCCGAGGCCGACCTGAACGAGGGCGGCCCGACGGTGCGGCCGGAAACAACGTAG
- a CDS encoding DinB family protein, translated as MNLLQGALGGTSFPDPERLLADLSWQDASRPVPGVPYTLAEVLAHLAGTARASLDLAAGRAEEWPGDLDLWPGVRDEAHFRTLLTELRLGLTEARALADSPSDRARDILTDLAAHSAYHWGQVALLRRVLGVWPESE; from the coding sequence ATGAACCTGCTGCAAGGTGCCCTGGGCGGCACCAGTTTCCCCGACCCCGAGCGGCTCCTCGCGGACCTGAGCTGGCAGGACGCCTCCCGCCCGGTCCCCGGCGTGCCCTACACGCTGGCCGAAGTGCTCGCGCACCTCGCGGGAACGGCCCGCGCCAGCCTCGACCTCGCGGCGGGGCGGGCCGAGGAATGGCCGGGGGACCTGGACCTCTGGCCGGGGGTCCGGGATGAGGCGCACTTCCGCACCCTCCTCACCGAGCTGCGGCTGGGGCTGACCGAGGCGCGTGCCCTGGCCGACTCGCCCTCCGACCGGGCGCGGGACATCCTGACTGACCTCGCCGCGCACAGCGCCTACCACTGGGGCCAGGTCGCGCTGCTGCGCCGGGTGCTGGGCGTGTGGCCGGAGAGCGAGTGA
- a CDS encoding inosine/xanthosine triphosphatase: MTAPSVRVGTLNPAKLRPVAEVFGAWWPGAAVEGVAVPSGVPEQPLGEAQTREGARNRARAALAHLSPGADGWGVGLEGGVELTADEARLFGVVAVARRHSGEVRLEWSRTADLRLPPEVARRVRGGEELGPVMDALLGTAGIKRGVGSVGVLTGGLLTRADVWRQAVILAATPLREGGGLYPGA, encoded by the coding sequence GTGACCGCCCCGTCCGTCCGGGTGGGTACCCTCAATCCCGCCAAGCTGCGCCCGGTCGCGGAGGTGTTCGGGGCGTGGTGGCCCGGCGCGGCCGTAGAGGGCGTCGCGGTCCCCAGCGGCGTGCCGGAGCAGCCTCTGGGCGAGGCGCAGACCCGCGAGGGAGCGCGGAACCGGGCGCGGGCGGCACTGGCCCACCTCTCCCCCGGCGCGGACGGCTGGGGCGTGGGGTTGGAGGGGGGCGTAGAGCTGACGGCAGATGAGGCCCGCCTTTTCGGAGTGGTGGCCGTCGCCCGGCGGCACTCGGGAGAGGTCCGGCTGGAGTGGTCCCGCACCGCCGACCTGCGCCTGCCCCCGGAGGTCGCGCGGCGGGTGCGCGGCGGCGAGGAACTCGGCCCGGTGATGGACGCGCTGCTGGGCACGGCGGGCATCAAGCGCGGCGTGGGCAGCGTGGGCGTGCTGACGGGCGGCCTGCTGACCCGCGCGGACGTGTGGCGGCAGGCGGTGATTCTGGCCGCGACCCCCTTGCGGGAAGGCGGCGGGTTGTACCCTGGGGCATGA
- a CDS encoding GNAT family N-acetyltransferase yields the protein MTNEPQVINNEAENRYELRSGDRVLGFAEYRPAGQALMFSHTEIEPGHEGQGLGSRLVRGALDDARAQGREVVPMCPFVASYIREHREYVDLVQPGQRGIFGL from the coding sequence ATGACGAACGAACCGCAGGTGATCAACAACGAGGCCGAGAACCGTTACGAGCTGCGCTCTGGAGACCGGGTGCTGGGCTTCGCCGAGTACCGCCCGGCGGGTCAGGCCCTGATGTTCAGCCACACCGAGATTGAGCCCGGCCACGAGGGACAGGGCCTGGGCTCGCGGCTGGTGCGCGGCGCCCTGGACGACGCCCGTGCCCAGGGCCGGGAGGTGGTGCCCATGTGCCCCTTCGTGGCGTCGTACATCCGCGAGCACCGCGAGTACGTGGACCTCGTGCAGCCGGGGCAGCGGGGCATCTTCGGGCTGTAA
- the trxC gene encoding thioredoxin TrxC: protein MSDVLTCAVCGAKNRVRTVPEGQVPACARCGAALPWLHDGTDASFAQDVRAPVPVLVDFWAPWCGPCRVMGPVLEDVARERAGKVRVVKVNVDENPQSAARYGVRSIPTLLLMRGGEVTDTVVGTLPKAALLDRLAALADVS, encoded by the coding sequence ATGAGCGATGTCCTGACCTGCGCCGTTTGCGGAGCCAAGAACCGGGTGCGGACCGTCCCCGAAGGGCAGGTGCCCGCCTGCGCCCGCTGCGGGGCGGCGCTGCCCTGGCTGCACGACGGCACCGACGCCTCCTTCGCGCAGGATGTGCGGGCGCCTGTGCCCGTGCTGGTGGACTTCTGGGCGCCGTGGTGCGGCCCGTGCCGGGTCATGGGGCCGGTGTTGGAGGACGTGGCCCGCGAACGTGCCGGGAAGGTGCGCGTGGTCAAGGTCAACGTGGACGAGAATCCGCAGTCGGCCGCCCGCTACGGCGTTCGCAGCATCCCCACCTTGCTGCTGATGCGGGGCGGGGAGGTCACCGACACGGTGGTGGGCACGCTGCCCAAGGCGGCGCTGCTGGACCGCCTCGCGGCCCTCGCGGACGTATCCTGA
- a CDS encoding lycopene cyclase family protein: MTAAGTDVLVVGGGPAGVALAAECAARGLSVRLVAPHAPRPFPATYGAWLDEVPASARKALAQVWSDVRVYAGAEATPLLRPYALLDNARLLEGLLARAGGGLCWTRGHVVHAARVGDGWEVHGKDGEAWRASVVVDAGGHGGSLGAPLRPGGAALQTAYGVVAHFDRPPGPPGGMVWMDYRAGHLPSAEVRAQPTFLYTMHLGGDRYLVEETSLIARPGLTRGLLRERLYARLAAQGTPPREVEHTEWVAFPMNTAAPRPGPWLAFGSAAGLVHPVSGFQVAGALTDAPVVAEAVAETLATCGPAAATRAGWEALWPPERRAAREVALLGVDALLALPGDALPAFFSAFFRLPAEQWHGFLAPRMDAGGLARTMLRLFAHAPNRVRFPLARAALGQPGVSGRALLSALD; encoded by the coding sequence ATGACAGCGGCAGGGACGGACGTGCTCGTCGTGGGGGGAGGCCCGGCGGGGGTCGCGCTGGCGGCCGAGTGCGCTGCGCGGGGCCTGAGCGTGCGCCTGGTGGCCCCACACGCGCCCCGTCCCTTTCCGGCGACCTACGGCGCGTGGCTGGACGAGGTGCCTGCGTCCGCCCGCAAAGCCCTCGCGCAGGTCTGGAGCGACGTGCGCGTCTACGCCGGGGCCGAGGCCACCCCTCTGCTGCGCCCATACGCCCTGCTGGACAATGCCCGGCTGCTGGAGGGGCTGCTGGCGCGGGCGGGGGGCGGCCTGTGCTGGACGCGCGGCCACGTCGTCCACGCGGCGCGGGTGGGGGACGGGTGGGAGGTTCACGGCAAGGATGGCGAGGCATGGCGGGCCTCCGTCGTCGTGGACGCGGGGGGCCACGGCGGAAGCCTGGGTGCCCCGCTGCGGCCAGGCGGCGCGGCCCTCCAGACGGCTTACGGCGTGGTCGCCCATTTCGACCGCCCCCCCGGACCTCCCGGCGGCATGGTGTGGATGGACTACCGCGCCGGGCACCTCCCCTCCGCCGAGGTCCGCGCCCAGCCGACCTTCCTCTATACCATGCACCTGGGCGGCGACCGCTACCTCGTGGAGGAAACCAGCCTGATCGCCCGGCCCGGCCTCACGAGAGGGCTGCTGCGCGAGCGCCTGTACGCCCGCCTCGCCGCTCAGGGTACGCCCCCGCGCGAGGTCGAGCACACCGAATGGGTCGCCTTTCCCATGAACACGGCGGCTCCCCGGCCCGGCCCGTGGCTGGCCTTCGGGTCGGCGGCGGGGCTGGTGCATCCGGTGAGCGGTTTTCAGGTGGCGGGGGCGCTGACCGACGCGCCCGTGGTGGCGGAGGCGGTCGCAGAAACGCTCGCCACTTGCGGTCCCGCCGCCGCCACCCGCGCCGGGTGGGAGGCCCTGTGGCCCCCCGAGCGCCGCGCCGCCCGCGAGGTCGCCCTGCTGGGGGTGGACGCGCTGCTGGCCCTGCCGGGCGACGCCCTGCCCGCCTTCTTTTCTGCCTTTTTCCGCCTACCTGCCGAGCAGTGGCACGGCTTCCTCGCCCCGCGCATGGACGCCGGAGGGCTGGCCCGGACCATGCTGCGCCTCTTCGCCCATGCGCCCAACCGGGTCCGCTTCCCCCTCGCCCGCGCCGCGCTGGGGCAGCCGGGGGTCAGCGGACGGGCGCTGCTCTCGGCGCTGGATTAA
- a CDS encoding histidine triad nucleotide-binding protein, translated as MDNPPTLFERIIARELPSDIVYEDERFIAIRDIAPKAPLHLLVIPKQVTARVDEITDPAEMGELWLTAVKVARQHAADFRLVVNCGAGAGQMVFHTHVHILAGWDGAPESDVL; from the coding sequence ATGGACAACCCGCCCACCCTCTTCGAGCGCATCATCGCCCGTGAGCTGCCGTCGGACATCGTGTACGAGGACGAGCGCTTTATCGCCATCCGCGACATCGCGCCCAAAGCGCCCCTTCACCTGCTGGTGATTCCCAAACAGGTCACGGCCCGCGTGGACGAGATCACCGACCCCGCCGAGATGGGTGAGCTGTGGCTGACCGCCGTGAAAGTCGCGCGGCAGCACGCGGCTGACTTCCGGCTGGTCGTGAACTGCGGCGCCGGGGCCGGGCAGATGGTCTTTCACACCCACGTCCATATCCTGGCGGGCTGGGACGGAGCGCCGGAAAGTGACGTGCTGTGA
- the sdaAA gene encoding L-serine ammonia-lyase, iron-sulfur-dependent, subunit alpha: MTTLHDLMNAPAPASAWVLAQDCAETGLDPQDIRAEMRRRIGEMRASVERGLASDARSITGMVGWNAKGLWDAPDALDAPLLKRVQAYAMAVNEENARMGRIVAAPTAGSAGTIPGALLGVADHLGLPDEQLVDPMILAAGVGKAISKRMFISGAAGGCQAEIGSSAAMAAAAVVELLGGTPRAAVHAASLALMNTIGLVCDPVGGYVEVPCVSRNAFFAVHAVSAAQLALAQLESFIPPDEVVGAMASVGRLMPAELRETAEGGLAQTPTGLAVTARMEGRGEEGGMIELPMA, from the coding sequence ATGACCACCCTGCACGACCTGATGAACGCCCCCGCTCCCGCCTCTGCGTGGGTGCTCGCGCAGGACTGCGCCGAGACGGGCCTGGACCCGCAAGACATCCGCGCCGAGATGCGCCGCCGCATCGGGGAGATGCGGGCGTCGGTGGAGCGCGGGCTGGCCTCGGACGCGAGGAGCATCACCGGGATGGTGGGCTGGAACGCCAAGGGCCTGTGGGACGCCCCCGACGCGCTGGACGCCCCGCTGTTGAAGCGTGTGCAGGCGTACGCGATGGCCGTGAACGAGGAAAACGCCCGCATGGGCCGCATCGTCGCCGCGCCCACGGCGGGCAGCGCGGGAACCATTCCGGGGGCCTTGCTGGGCGTGGCCGACCACCTTGGCCTCCCCGACGAGCAGCTCGTAGACCCCATGATCCTCGCCGCCGGGGTGGGCAAGGCGATCAGCAAGCGCATGTTCATCTCGGGCGCGGCGGGCGGCTGTCAGGCCGAGATCGGTTCCAGCGCCGCGATGGCCGCTGCCGCCGTCGTGGAACTGCTGGGGGGCACCCCCCGCGCCGCCGTTCACGCCGCGTCCCTGGCCCTGATGAACACCATCGGGCTGGTGTGCGACCCGGTGGGCGGCTACGTGGAGGTGCCCTGCGTGAGCCGCAACGCTTTCTTCGCCGTTCACGCCGTGAGCGCAGCGCAACTGGCCCTCGCGCAACTCGAATCCTTTATCCCGCCCGACGAGGTGGTCGGCGCGATGGCCTCGGTGGGCCGCCTGATGCCCGCCGAGCTGCGTGAGACGGCCGAAGGCGGACTGGCCCAGACGCCGACCGGCCTCGCCGTGACCGCCCGCATGGAGGGACGCGGGGAAGAGGGCGGCATGATCGAGCTGCCGATGGCGTGA